The nucleotide window GTCGACGACCGGTTCCGAGGCGTACACGCCGAATAGTTTGTAGTCGTCGCCAGTCATAGCCGACGGTTCGAGCGCGACGTATAAAAAAGGACGAGCAGCAGTTACGCACACGGTGGCGTCTCGGCCGCTATCCCGATCGAAACCGTCGCCGGAGTTCCGCGAGTACCTGCGGGTCCAGATCCAGCGTCTCGAGCAGCGCCGCTCGCCGTTCGGGCGTTCCGTGGCCGGCGACAAACCCGTTGAGCCGTGCGATGACCGTGGAGTCGACGAATGTCTCGCCGTACTGCGCCGCGAGTTCGTCGCCGACGACCGGCGTCGAGCGGAGTTCGTACTTCTGGTGGTAGTCTTCGGCGAGAAAAAACTGATCGAGTCGCTCGATCATGGTTTCGACCGACCGGCCGGCTCGCTCCTCGAGGGCGGTTCGTTGGCGCGTGGCGGCCTCGTGCTGGCGCTCGGTGTGGGTGAGGACGACACCGCGATACTGTCGCTTGTGTGCCGGCGATCCCCAGTCGTGGATCGCCCAGCAGACCTCGAGCAACTCGTCGTAGCTCACCACGGTTGGATCGTACACGACCTGCACGACTTCGGTGTGATCGCCGAGGGAGTGGTAGGTCGGTGCCGAGGTCATCCCACCGGCGTAACCGACGCGCGTTCGAACGACGCCGTCCATCGCGCCGAATCGGGCGTCAGGCCCCCAGAAACAGCCCAGCCCGAACGTCGCCGTCGCCGTGTCAGTAGGCGGCGAGTCGTCCCACTCACGGTCGCGGCGTGACGGTGCTGTCGCATCCGATTCCGTCCTGTCCATACTGACTCGAGGCGGGTCGCAGAGATGTGTGCGTCGCTCGAACGATAGTCCACCCGACCCGCCCGGTACAGCAGGCGAGAACGCAGCGCTCGAGTTGGACTGGGCGCCGCTGCGCCACCGGTCGGTCGCGTCGCTGGTCTACGTCTCGAACGCGGAGGACCGATCGTGGACTGTCAAAACTCGTAGTGAGCGATCTCCGTCGATCGGCAGGTTCGACACTCCTCGAGTTCGGTGTCGAACTTCTCACCACAGTTCCGACATTCGTACAACTCCCCGCCGCTACCGACGAGGAGTCGGAGTCGACTCACGACGCTCATGCTAGCCGTTCGTTCAGCCGAGAGCAGTATTAATCGACGTGCCTGCATTGTACACGATAGCCCCGATACGGTGAGTGTGCTGGAGAGATGGGTTCGGCTCTCGAATGTAGACGTGCGCACAGCCGGGTTGCGACACACGTCAGTTGGACGCGACTGCCCGTACGGCCTCGGGGGCTGAGGGCCAGATCAGCCGTCAGTCGAGAACGTCGCCGTTGCCGTCCCGTTCAGTAAGGGCTCGCCGTGCTGGTTCGTCGTCTCGAGAGCCAACTCGACGATGCCGTCGCCGGGTTGGCTGTCGACGACCTCGCCGGTCGCGACGATCGTATCGCCGGGGAAGACCCGCGACTGGAAGCGGACGCGAAACGACGACACCGACTCGAGGCCGACCCAGTCGGTGACGACCCGTGAGGTGACGCCGGCCGTAAACATCCCCTGCCCGAAGACGCGGTCGTTGCCGGCCGCGCGGGCGTAGGATTCGTCGTAGTGGATCGGGTTGAAGTCGCCGCTCGCGCCGGCGTATTCGACGAACTGTCGGCGCGAAAGGTCGTCGACGACGACCGTCGGTCCGGTGTCGCCGACGGCGATATTGTCGATGGACGTGACGGTTGAGCCACTCTCGGCTCCCGGTCCGGATTCGGCCGTGGCCGTCTGGGGTTTCGGTTCTGGTTCGAAATCGGGATCGCTCGAGTCGTCAGATCTGTCGCCTTCTGCGTCGTCCTGGATGGCCCCCTCCGTTTCGATGACGGTCGCCCGTTCCGTGAGAACGAGGTCGTCGGCGTCGTCCCGGTAGGCCGTCTCGTAGACGGCGAAGGTCATCGTTCCGGCCCGGCCGCCGTCGCGCTGATAGACATCAGAAAGGGTGGTCGTCCCCGTCAGGACGTCGCCGACCTGCAACGGCCGTTCGTACTCGTAGGCCTGCTCGCCGTGGAGGACGTATTCGGGTTCGAAGCCGAGGTCGAAGCCGTGACCATCGACGCCATCGGCCCGATACCGCGGAAACGTGCTGACTCGTGCATACGTCAGCGGGACCGGAATCCGGTCGTAGCCGAGCTCGAGTGCGACGGCCGCGTCCCGAAACACCGGGTTCGGGTCCGTGATCGCCCGCGCGAACTCCTCGACTTTACCCCGCTCGATCCGAAAGTCCTCGACGGTGACCCGCGAGTCACCGACCATTGCCCCGAGGTCGGCCATCGACTTAGTGGGCACGTAGCTCACCTTGATAGCTCGGTCGCTGCGGTGGGTCGTTCGAGCGGGCCCTCGATCGTGGGCGACGTGACGCCGTAGTCCGGTTTCGATCCATATTCGAAGTCGTTAGGTAACAAATCCCATAAACGTACGCCTCGAGCGCCGACCGACCGTCGGGATAACCGAATTCGAGCGTCCCAAACCACTGTCGCGGACACGCTCCGGATCGAACTCGACCTCGAGACACAGTCCGAGCGGAACGTCTATGGGGAGCGCTGAGATAGTACCATGAGAACTATGAACAATGCAGTCATCGTCGACGCGGTGCGGACCCCATTCGGCAAGCGAGGCGGCTCGTTCCGGGACACACATCCGCAGGATCTGGCAGCGAAACCGCTCGAGGCGCTCGCCAAGCGAAACGGGTTCGAGCCCGAAACGGTCGAGGACGTTATCTACGGCTGTGTCACGCCGATCGACGAGCAGGGGCTCAACATCGGCCGGCTCGCACCGATGGTCGCCGGCTGGGGCGACGTCGTCCCCGGCGTCCAGCTCAATCGGATGTGTGGCTCCGGCCAGCAGGCGGTCAACTTCGCCGCGACAAATATCATGGCCGGCCAACACGACGTGTTGATCGCCGGCGGCGTCGAGCACATGACTCGCGTCCCGTTGGGTTCGGACGGCGCTGACGGTGTCTCCGGCGGTGGTGCCGTCACGGACACCTACTTCGAGCACTTCGACGAACTGACCCACCAGGGCGAAGGGGCCGAACGGATCGCGGAGAACTACGGCTTCACGCGCGAGGAACTGGACGAACTCGCCGTCGACTCCCAGCGCCGCTGGGGTGAGGCCTGGGAAGACGGTCGATACGACGATCAGGTCGTGCCCGTCGAGACCGAACTCGAGGTGGAGAGTGAGTCGCGAAGCGACTCGGAGAATCGAACGGGAAGCGAAGCGACCCGTGAGACAATCACCGTCGAGCGGGACGAACACCCGCGGCCAGAGACCGACCTCGAGACGCTGTCGAAGCTACCGCTGTCCTTCCGCGAGGAAGGTGACGGCGTTCACCATCCGGGGAACTCCTCGGGGATCGTCGACGGCGCTTCGGCGCTGCTGGTCACGAGCGAGGCGGCCGCCGAGGAACACGGCTGGGAGCCGATGGCCCGCATCACCCAGACCGAGGTCGTCGGCGTCGATCCCGTCACGATGCTTACCGGCCCGATTCCGGCAACCGAGGGGGTCCTCGAGAAGGCCGATATGACGATCGGGGACATCGACCTCTTCGAAGTCAACGAGGCGTTCGCGTCAGTCGTCGCCGCCTGGCTCGAGGAAACCGGCGCGTCGTGGGAGGACGTCAACGTCAACGGCGGCGCGATCGCTCACGGCCACCCGCTCGGGGCAACCGGCGCAGCGTTGCTGACGAAGCTCGTGCACGAACTCGAGCGAACGGGCCAGGACACCGCGCTCTCGACGATGTGTATCGGCTTTGGACAG belongs to Natronorubrum aibiense and includes:
- the msrA gene encoding peptide-methionine (S)-S-oxide reductase MsrA, which gives rise to MDRTESDATAPSRRDREWDDSPPTDTATATFGLGCFWGPDARFGAMDGVVRTRVGYAGGMTSAPTYHSLGDHTEVVQVVYDPTVVSYDELLEVCWAIHDWGSPAHKRQYRGVVLTHTERQHEAATRQRTALEERAGRSVETMIERLDQFFLAEDYHQKYELRSTPVVGDELAAQYGETFVDSTVIARLNGFVAGHGTPERRAALLETLDLDPQVLAELRRRFRSG
- a CDS encoding FAS1-like dehydratase domain-containing protein, whose product is MADLGAMVGDSRVTVEDFRIERGKVEEFARAITDPNPVFRDAAVALELGYDRIPVPLTYARVSTFPRYRADGVDGHGFDLGFEPEYVLHGEQAYEYERPLQVGDVLTGTTTLSDVYQRDGGRAGTMTFAVYETAYRDDADDLVLTERATVIETEGAIQDDAEGDRSDDSSDPDFEPEPKPQTATAESGPGAESGSTVTSIDNIAVGDTGPTVVVDDLSRRQFVEYAGASGDFNPIHYDESYARAAGNDRVFGQGMFTAGVTSRVVTDWVGLESVSSFRVRFQSRVFPGDTIVATGEVVDSQPGDGIVELALETTNQHGEPLLNGTATATFSTDG
- a CDS encoding thiolase family protein; translation: MNNAVIVDAVRTPFGKRGGSFRDTHPQDLAAKPLEALAKRNGFEPETVEDVIYGCVTPIDEQGLNIGRLAPMVAGWGDVVPGVQLNRMCGSGQQAVNFAATNIMAGQHDVLIAGGVEHMTRVPLGSDGADGVSGGGAVTDTYFEHFDELTHQGEGAERIAENYGFTREELDELAVDSQRRWGEAWEDGRYDDQVVPVETELEVESESRSDSENRTGSEATRETITVERDEHPRPETDLETLSKLPLSFREEGDGVHHPGNSSGIVDGASALLVTSEAAAEEHGWEPMARITQTEVVGVDPVTMLTGPIPATEGVLEKADMTIGDIDLFEVNEAFASVVAAWLEETGASWEDVNVNGGAIAHGHPLGATGAALLTKLVHELERTGQDTALSTMCIGFGQGIATIVERV